The following is a genomic window from Armatimonadota bacterium.
CGCTGGAAATGGCACTTCGGGAGCGCGGCACACTCACCATCACCGCCACCGAGGTCGGGCTGCTGATTGACGGCAAGGCGTACCGTCAGACCGCCGACACCCAGGCACTGGCGAAGCGGCTGCGACAGCGGGGGATCCTCAGCGTCACGTTCAAAGCGGGTGTTGATCCGACTGAGCTGGCGGTGCTGTTGTCGGTGATGGAGCTTCCCGCGACTCGCCTGCGCGCCAAGGGCGGAGTCAAACACATCCTGGCCACCGCCGGCGTGACGCGCATCGAGGCGGAGGAAATCCACTACGTCGAGGACGCCCCGGAGACCGAACAGCAGGAGCAGATGGCCCCGCTGGATCCGGATACGCAGTGGGACAGCATCATTGTCGAGTTGGCCAAACTGCTGTGTAGTGACGGCGATGATATTGACGACGAGCAGTACCGCAAGCTCCTGACCCTGCTCGCCGACCCGAGTCTCGTGGTGCGGTTGCTGACGGAATGCCTGTCGCAAGCAGGGGTGCAGGCGGCGGAGAGCGGGCGCGCGGCATTCGTCGGGCAGATGGTGCAGAGGATCGAGCGGTTGGTGCTCGCGCGGTCGGTCACCGAGTGGGAGGCGGTGAAAGGCAGCGTGCGCCAAGGGGTATCCAAGTTGCCGCCCGCGGTGCGGCCGCGCATCTTCAGCTTCCACGCCAACAGTCTGGGTGAAGGGCCGCCGAGCCCGGACGAGGTCGTGACATCGCCGGCCAATGAGCGCTTGCCCTCGTTGCTCGCGGACCTCAACGCCGCGCTGGCGGAGGCGCGCAACCTGCCGCGGGAGCTGGCCGACGCCGTGGTCGGTTTGGAGCGCGGCAGCCAAGCGCTCGGGTTAATCGGCGCCGATGCGGGGGTGCCGGCGAGTCGCCTGGCGATGCTCCTCAACGGCATGGCTGCGATGAAACTCCAGCCGTCGTCGCCGTGGGAGGAGATGACGGACATGCTCCAGTCGGCGCGCGGCCAGACCACTTTGGCGGATGCGGTGGCGACGCTGCTCGAGATCCTGGAGAAAGAGAACAAGCTCGACGGCTACTCCAAGGTGGCCACCGAATTGGAGCGCAAGACGAGGGAGTTGATGGACGGCGGGCAGCGCGCGGCGGCGCTTGCGGCGCTCGCGTGCTTCGCGCGCCATGCCAACGAAACCAACCAATACCCGGCGTGGCAGCGGCTGCGGGCGAAGGCCGCGCTGGAGGCGATCGGCACGGGTGCGATCCTGCATCTTGTGAGCCAAGTCGTACGCACGGCGATGCCGGAGCAGGTCGTAACAGCGACGGAGCTGCTGGTGTTCCTCGGGGAGGCCGCGGCTCCGATGCTGACGCAGTTGATGGGGGAGCCGCTGGCGCCGGGCGCGGACGCGGCGGTGGAGCAGGCGCTGGTACGGCTGGGGGAAACGGCGGTGCCCGAGCTGTGCCGCGCGTTGGACACTGGATATACACAGGTTGGGCAAGCAGTGGTGCGGGTGCTGCCGCGCATTGGGACACCGGCGGCGCTCAAGGGATTGGGCAAGGCGCTGAGCGCGCGCGACGTGCTGGTGCGCCTCGCCGCCGTGCAAGCCCTGGGCAAGACCGGTTCATCGGATGCGGCGCGGTTGCTGCACCCGGCGCTGTCGGACCACAACCCATCCATTAGGCGGGCGGCGATTGCCGCCCTCGGCGACCTCAAGAGCGCGGACGCAGTGGCCGAGCTGTCGCGCATCGCGCTGCGCAGCCCGGGGCTGTTCGGGCGCCCGGTGGGAGATCAGCTCGAGGCCGTCTGCGCTATGGGCAAGATCGGCGGCGGGCAGGCGATCCAGACGCTGTCGGAGGCGCTCAAGCGACGCGGGCTGTTCGGGGCGGCGAAGATGGATGAGATCAGACTCGCTGCCGCAGCGGCGCTCAAGCGCATCGGTACGCCGGAGTGCCTCGACGTGCTCGCGGGCTATACCCACGACAAGCGTCCTGCAGTGCGCTCCGCCTGCTTGCAGATGTTCGAGGAATTGCAGGCCAACCAACCCGACGGCGCGCAGTGAGTCGGGCTGAGCGCGGCACGCGCCGCGCGGTCGAAGGAGCAAAGCCGAAGGGATGAGCGGAAAGAAGACCACTGTCGGCGGGGACCCGGTATTCGACATGACCATCACCGATGCAGATGACACGACCACGGCGCCGGTGGAACTGTCGGCGCAAGTCGAAGAGGCGCTGACGTCGGTCGCCACGGCGATGCGCAACGCCACTTTCTACGGGCTTCAGCACTCGGTCGCCGAGGCGTGCCTCCAAGAGGCGACGGATCGCCTCAACTCCGTGCTGGCTGACCGCGCGGAGCTTCAGATCAACGTCCAGACCGACCAGTTCCTGTTCGACGACTTGCCTCTGCCCGATTACGTGGGGACGCTCGTGCCGCTTGCGGAGGAGCTGACTGCGCGCGAAGTTGGGCGCATCACGTTCCTGCCCGGAGTCGAGCGGCGTGAGATAGCGGTGCTGGCGGAGGTGCTGATTACGGATCCGCGGGCGCTCGACCTCCAGGGCGGCGCCAAGGGCGCGCTGGATGCTCACGAGGTCGCGCACATCGCGCTCGAACCGCGGCGCTCCGATCAGCTCGAGGACAAGCAAGAGCGCGAGGCGCTGGCGATCTATCAGGACGCGGTCGACACCGTTCGCCGCGCGATGAACGCGGTTGAGCGCGGACAGGCAGTTGACGCGCCGGCGGTGCGGGCCGTGGTGGATGAGATGCTGGCGTCGCTGCTTTACGACTCCTCGGGGCTGGTGAGCCTGGCGGCGATCAAGAGCTACGACGAGTACCTCTACGAGCACTCGGTTAATGTGTGCATCGTGTCCATGGTCTTCGGTTGCACCTTGGGGCTCAACGAGAAGCAGATGATCGAGTTGGGCATGGCGGGCATCCTGCACGACATCGGCAAAGTGTTCGTGCCGCTGGAGGTGGTGCGCAAGCCGGGGCCGCTCACCGAAGAGGAGTGGATGGTGATGCACACCCACCCGCTGGTCGGCGCCAAAGTGCTGGCGACGACCCCGGGCGTGCCCGACCTCGCCTCCGTCGTCGCGTTCGAGCATCACGTCAAGCACGATCGCAGCGGCTACCCCAAAGTCGCGCGCCCGAAGTCGCTCAACTTCTATAGCCACATCGTCACCATCGTGGACTGCTACGATTCACTGACCACCGTGCGGCCGTACCGGGCGGCAGTGCGCCCGGAGCAAGCCGTGGGTTGGATGCTCTACTCCGGCTACAGCCAATTCGAGCCGCGCCTGCTGCGGCGCTTCGCCTCAATGCTGCGCCTTTATCCCGTCGGCGCCGTCGTCAAGCTCGACACCGGCGAGTGGGCAGTCGTCGCCGGCGGCAGCGAGCGCGATCCGGCGCGGCCCGTGGTGCGCCTGCTGGTGGACGCCAGCAGCACCCTGGTGCGCGGGTTCAAGCGCGCCGATCTCAGTGAGCGCGATACGCACGGCGGCTATTGCCGCTCTATCGCGGATTGCCTCCAGCCCGTCGGCCGCATCTCCGAGATGGCCGCCGTGCTGTTGAAGTAGTCGCCGCCCGCGGCAGCCCGCTTTGTCGGAATCGCCCGCCTCATCGCGAGGGACCTCTCCCCGGCGTGAGCCGTGCGCGCTCCCCAGCCACGCACACGGGCGTGACTGCTCTGGCTGCACGCGAAACACCCCATCGTCTCTGTGGGCCCGCATCCGTCTCCCCATGCGTGACGCGCCGCAAGCGGCGCCGGACGCGCTATAATAGCGCGTCCGGGGGCGAAGAACGGCGGGAGGCGTTTGAGTTCCGCCACCCGGCCGCAGCCCACCACGACACGGAGGCAGACCTGAATGTGTGCGATCACCCCAGGATTCGTACTTGCCGTTGGAGCGCTCGGTCTCATGATGGCGATCCCGGCCGGCGCGGAGCAGATACGCGGAGGCGAACGGGGCCCGGAGCGCGTCGAGCTGAAGCTCGATCGCTGCCGCCTGGTGTGGCGCGCGCAGCAGGGGCTTGATGTCGAACGCGACGGCATGCGCGTGTTCTCGGCCTACCCGCAGGAGTTCACGCTGCACACGCGCGACTGGAAGAAGGCGCACTTCGACAGTAGCCGCGATCGCGGCCGGGCGCGATTGGCGCGGCGGGGCGCGGCGCACGTGCTCACCATCGAGCACGCCGTTCCCGGCTTTCGCTGGACCGAGAGAATCGTCGCCGGGCCGGGGGACCGGTTCCGCTTCGAGTGCGAGTACGTCCAGGACGCCTGGGACGACGCCGCCCTGCAGCTCGGCTTCTCGCGCCCGACCGAGCACTGGTTTGCGGGCGCCGCATTTGAGAGCGACGCCGCAGCGCAGCGCGCGGATGGAATCATACCGCTCTCGTTCGATCCCGCGCAGCCCCACCCGTTCACCGGCGCGAGCGACATCACGATCAGCTCCCTGTTCGGCCGCGTCGAGATCGCCGCCAGCAAGCCGATCACGCTCTACGACTACGATAACCGCTGGGGCCACTTCTGGCTCGGCCTAGACGAGGATCTGCCCAAAGGCGAGGAGCGGAGCTTCGCCATCGAGGTGCGCCTGTCGCCGGCGGTCGTGGCGCAGTCCGGGCTGCGGCTGTCGGCGTTCCATCTGCCGGCGGAGGTCGGCGACGGGCGGCTGGCGGCGTCCTTTGCCGCGCGCGCGGAGTCCGCGGCCGCCGAGCGGGTGAGCGTCACGCTGTCGGCGACATCACCGCGCGGTGAGCGGCTGGAGGCCACAACCAACGTCCGGTTGCACCGGGACAGAGACACGCCGGTCGCCCTTTCCCTGCCGGCAGTGACACCGGGCGCCTATGCCTATCGCGTGATCGTCAGCGCCCGCCCGGGCCGCGCCGAGCTGTTCGCAACCAAGGAGTTGACGGCCCAGGTGCTGCCGGTGATGACGCTCCTGCCCGGGCGCTCGATCTACACCTCCGAGGAAACCGGCTGCCTTCTGGTAGGTGTGTCCGACGGGCTGGCGGGCGAGACGCTCCGTTTCATCGCGAGCGCGGACAACGGCCTGCGTATCGAAGCAGATGTGCGCGGCGGCGCGCGGAACCGGGTGGAGGTGAACCTCGCGCGGTTACCGAACGGCGTGAATCAGTTCACCGGCGAACTGCGCCGCGGCGAGGAGGTCGTCGCAATCGCGGAGACCGTGCTGCGCACAGGCCCGCCCAAGGCCAACGAGGTTGGAATAGACTACGAGAACCGCGGGCTCATCGTTGACGGCCTGCCATGGTTCCCGTTCGGGTTCTACTGCATCTTCCCGCCGGGTGAGCTGCCGGCGGCGGAGGCGCCGCAGGGCTTCAACATGATCGCCGCCTATCAGAACGCGGCGCGCGACCCGGCGCAAGTGCGCGCGTACCTCGACCGCTGCGCCGAGGTCGGCATGAAGGTGCACTACGACATTCGGGCGATCGCGCAGGCCGAACCGTCGCCGGAGAAGTGGGAAGCGCTGCGGCGCGAGGTCGAGGCGTATCGAGATCACCCCGCGCTCTTGGCCTGGTACTTGTGCGACGAGCCGGATGGCCAGGGGATCCCGCCCGAGCGCCTCATCGAGGCGTACAACTTCGTCAAGGAACTCGACCCGTATCATCCCATCACGATGGTCTTCTGCATCCCGGCGCGGGCGCCGGAGTACGTCAGCGGGATGGACATCATGATGGCCGATCCGTACCCGATACCGCACGGGTCGGTGACGGTCGTCGCCGAATGGGCCGACCAACTCAACCGCGCGGTGGGCTACGGCATGCCGCTGTGGATCGTGCCTCAGGCGTTCGGCGGCGGGGAGGGGTGGCGGCGCGAGCCGACCGCGCGGGAGGAGCGCGCGATGACGTACCTGGCGCTGGTGCACGGTGCGACGGGCATCCAGTACTTCATCCGCCGCCCGCCGATCGGCAACCCGATCTCGCCCAGCCTGTGGAGCGAATGCCGGCGCCTGGCGCTGGAGGCGCAGGAACTGACGCCGGTCCTGCTCTCGACTGAGCCGGCGCCAGCGGTCACCACCGAAGTCGAAAGCGTTCACGTCGCAGCGTGGCGGTGGCGAGGTTCGGTCTATGTGATCGCCGTCAATGCGGCGGTCGAGCCGGTCACGGCCGCGCTCGCCATCGAAGAGGACTTGAGCGGCGAGGCGGAGGTGCTGTTCGAGGGGCGCCGCGTCGCGGTCACCGACGGCGGACTCCACGACATGATAGACGGCTTCGGCACGCGGGTGTACCGCGTCGAGGTCGAGGCCCCGGCGGAGGCCATCGCAGTCGCACCCGGCAACCTGACGGTCAACCCGAGCTTCGAGGACAGCGCGAACGTCGGGACGCCGGACGGATGTTACGTCACGGTCGGTTCGGACCCCGGCGCGTCGCTGTTCGTTGACTCGCGGGTGGCGTACCACGGCGCGCATTCGCTGCGCTTGCGCACGCCGACCGAGGGAGGCGGCGTCACCGTCGTGCCGTTCCCGGTTGTGCTGGAGAGCGGTCGGGAGTACGTGGTGTCGGTGTGGGCCAAAGCGCAGACGGCGGGGCTGCGGTTCGCCCTCGGCCTGCGCGGCATTGCGGCCGAGCCGCAGACGTTCGAGTTAGGGACGGAATGGGCGAGGTATGAGTTCGCCGGCGTCGCCGAAAATGACGCGCGGACACCACCGACGCTGGAGTTGATCAGCCCTGGCACGGCGTGGTTCGACGTCTTAGAGGTCGTGCCGCAGTAGGGGACAGTTACCTTTTCTGCAGGCGCGGGCGCGTGTGTGCGGGAGTTGCGGCGCCGACCGCGCAGCACACGCATTCGCGGCAGCGGACGTTCGGGAAAGGTAACTGTCCCCCCGCGCCGGTGTGCTATAATAGCGGCGCGAAGGCCAACGACGTCAGGGGGAGGCGATATGGACTCCATCCGACGTCCCGCAGTGGCGGGCACTTTCTACCACGGCGACGCGCGCGCGCTGCGCGCGCAGATCGAGGACTGCTTCACCCACGAACTCGGCCCGGGCACGATGCCCGAAGTGGACCCCGACGGCCCCGGGCGCATCCGCGGGTTGGTGTGCCCCCATGCCGGCTTTCAGTACTCAGGCCCGGCGACCGCGTGGAGCTGGTCCGAACTCGCTCGCGACGGGACGCCCGACGTCATCGTCATGATCGGCCCGAACCACACGGGGATGGGCGAGGCGATCGCGATTCCAACCGCCGCAGCGTGGAGCACGCCGCTGGGCGATGTGCGGGTCGACGACGATCTGCGCGAGCGCTTACTCGCAGGCTTTCTCGGCGCGCACCTCGACGACTCCGCGCACCGCTTCGAGCACTCCCTCGAAGTGCAATTGCCCTTCATCCAGTATCTGTTCGGGACCGATGTGGGCGTTCTTCCCATCGCGCTGCGCTCGGTGAGCGCGGCGGCCGTGCAGTCGGCGGAGGCGCTGCGCTTGGACAATCTGGCGCAGGCGCTCGTCGAGGCGACGCAGGATCGCCGCGCGGTAATTGTCGCCAGCACCGACATGACGCACTTCGAGTCGCACGACACCGCGAGCGAGAAGGACCGCGCGGTGCTCGACAAGGCGCTCGCGTTGGATACGACAGGGATGCTGAGCGCGGTGGATGCGCGCCGTGTGTCGATGTGCGGCGTGCTCGCGGTGGCGACGATGATGGAAGCCGCAACCGCCGCGGACGCGCGGGACGCGCGACTCCTGGCGTACTACACATCGGGCGACATCACGGGCGACAAGGGCGAGGTCGTCGGCTATGCCGCCGCGCGCTTCGCGGTCGGCGCCTGATGCTCGCCGGAGGGACAGTTACCTCTTTCCGGCGTCTGGATCAACGGTGGGTCGATTCGCAGTCGCAGCAAGGTTGTGATCGAAGCTCTGGAAACAGGTAACTGTCCCCCGGGGAGGGTAGGCATGGGCGAGATCAAAGTCATCGAAGCCGATATCACGACGCTTGCCGTTGACGCGATAGTCAACGCCGCCAATAACCACTTCTGGCTGGGCGGCGGCGTGGCGGGGGCGATCAAGCGCCAAGGGGGCAAGGAGATCGAGGCCGAGGCCGTGCGCAAGGGGCCGGTGCCGGTGGGCGAATCGGTCGTCACCCGCGCTGGATCGCTGCCGGCGCGTCACGTGATTCACGCCGCAGTCATGGGCCAGGATCTCCAGACCGACGGGGATAAGATCCGCGCCGCTATGCGCAGCGCGCTGCAGCGCGCCAAGGAATTGGGGATCGGAAGCATAGCCTTTCCCGCGCTGGGGACCGGCGTGGGCGGGTTCCCGATGGACGAGGCCGCGCGGATCATGATCAGCGAAGCCCGCGCCCATCTCGACGGCGACACCTCAGTGCGCGAGATCACCTTCGCGCTGTTCGGCCGGGAGGCGTGCGAGACGTTTAGGACGGAACTGGATGCGCAGAAGTAGGGCGATCTGGCCCAGCCGCCCTCGGCTGGGAACCCGGATGCGCGACAGCAGGGCGGTCGTCACCTGGGGCTCCACAGCGGGAACGGCGACGGAGGCTCGGCCGCGGACTGGAGCACGCGCATCCTCGACCTGACGCCGGGTCGCTGGAGAAGGGGGAATCATGAACCGACCACCGCGCCGACTATTCGCGTTGGCCTGCTTAATCGCCGGCGCCTTTGCGCTGTTCGCCTGTGGGCACGTATGCGCCGCGCCGCAAGCGCTCGCCATCCAGGATTTCAAGAACGAGACGGGTGAGGACAGGTTCAACTCGTTCGAGCATTTCCTGCCCGAAGCGCTCGCCGAATGCGTGTGGCAGTTGCCAGGTGTCGCGCGCGGGCCGGGCACCGACTGCGGCCCGCAGCCCCACGCGAAGTTCTGGGTGTATCGGATGATGGGCACCGAGAAGGATCTCCGCGCGACGCCACCGCCCGACGACGTTCGCAAGTATCTTGATGAGTTTGTCGCCTCGTACCTGGCGCAGCCGAATCCGCTGGACCATCCTGCCGCTCCCGAGATGTTCCTCACGGGGTCAATCGCGAAGGCGAGCGGCGGCTTGGAGGTAACGATCAGACTCGCCGCCGCGTCCGGGGAAACCGTGAAGGAGGTGCGGCTGACCGCGCCGGTCGAGAAGGCGGTGATCACTGTGCCCGCCGAAGCGGCTTGGGAGTTGAGACGATCCCTGACGTCGGCGCGCGCGGCTGATGAACCTCGGCCTGCGTTGGGTACGCAGTCGCTCAAAGCGGCGGAAGCCTACCTGGAGGCGTTGTTCTTCCTGAGATGGGCAACGGTCGACTTTCTGAAGAAAGCAGCCGAGCTGAGCGACGCATCTGACCCGGTTGAGTCGAAGGACTCCTCCGCGCGGTTAGCAGAGGATGCCTTCAAAAGCCTTTACGTCGGTCGCGAATATGCGATGTCGAGTCTGAGGCTGGCAACCGCCCTGGATCCGCACTTTGCCCTGCCTCACGCCCAACTAGGCGTACTCTACCTCCAGGGAGCGGGGCTTGCGACCGAGGGGATGTCGCGTGAGGATGCTATTGCCGCTGGTCGCGAGGAATACGAGGCGGCGGTGCGGCTGGGTTACATATCGCCCGGCACGCTCACGGGCCTGGCGGGCGCGTTGTTCATGGAGGCGCAACTGGCGATCTCCGCAGGGGACACAAAGAAGGGCAATGCATTGTGGGATCGGTCCATCCAGGCATGGCTGGACGCTGTGCGAGCAGAGCCGGACGGCGCCTCGGTCCGGCGATCGGCGGCCAACGCGTACATCCCGCGCGCATTGGACCAGACAGACGAGGCCCACCCGAAGATTGTGGATCGCGAGGCGTTCGAGGCCGGCCTG
Proteins encoded in this region:
- a CDS encoding HEAT repeat domain-containing protein codes for the protein MICASSRRDEIWTGAACRRHSPSAQTAAKCGITVQHQIMGCGHRRVVAVACRGGAMSMTSETAEAQELLLQAVAPIASDLAAVFDRLVAARRAVGLYQDDHPIAAAARDEAGLALEMALRERGTLTITATEVGLLIDGKAYRQTADTQALAKRLRQRGILSVTFKAGVDPTELAVLLSVMELPATRLRAKGGVKHILATAGVTRIEAEEIHYVEDAPETEQQEQMAPLDPDTQWDSIIVELAKLLCSDGDDIDDEQYRKLLTLLADPSLVVRLLTECLSQAGVQAAESGRAAFVGQMVQRIERLVLARSVTEWEAVKGSVRQGVSKLPPAVRPRIFSFHANSLGEGPPSPDEVVTSPANERLPSLLADLNAALAEARNLPRELADAVVGLERGSQALGLIGADAGVPASRLAMLLNGMAAMKLQPSSPWEEMTDMLQSARGQTTLADAVATLLEILEKENKLDGYSKVATELERKTRELMDGGQRAAALAALACFARHANETNQYPAWQRLRAKAALEAIGTGAILHLVSQVVRTAMPEQVVTATELLVFLGEAAAPMLTQLMGEPLAPGADAAVEQALVRLGETAVPELCRALDTGYTQVGQAVVRVLPRIGTPAALKGLGKALSARDVLVRLAAVQALGKTGSSDAARLLHPALSDHNPSIRRAAIAALGDLKSADAVAELSRIALRSPGLFGRPVGDQLEAVCAMGKIGGGQAIQTLSEALKRRGLFGAAKMDEIRLAAAAALKRIGTPECLDVLAGYTHDKRPAVRSACLQMFEELQANQPDGAQ
- a CDS encoding HD domain-containing protein, translating into MSGKKTTVGGDPVFDMTITDADDTTTAPVELSAQVEEALTSVATAMRNATFYGLQHSVAEACLQEATDRLNSVLADRAELQINVQTDQFLFDDLPLPDYVGTLVPLAEELTAREVGRITFLPGVERREIAVLAEVLITDPRALDLQGGAKGALDAHEVAHIALEPRRSDQLEDKQEREALAIYQDAVDTVRRAMNAVERGQAVDAPAVRAVVDEMLASLLYDSSGLVSLAAIKSYDEYLYEHSVNVCIVSMVFGCTLGLNEKQMIELGMAGILHDIGKVFVPLEVVRKPGPLTEEEWMVMHTHPLVGAKVLATTPGVPDLASVVAFEHHVKHDRSGYPKVARPKSLNFYSHIVTIVDCYDSLTTVRPYRAAVRPEQAVGWMLYSGYSQFEPRLLRRFASMLRLYPVGAVVKLDTGEWAVVAGGSERDPARPVVRLLVDASSTLVRGFKRADLSERDTHGGYCRSIADCLQPVGRISEMAAVLLK
- the amrB gene encoding AmmeMemoRadiSam system protein B, producing the protein MRRPAVAGTFYHGDARALRAQIEDCFTHELGPGTMPEVDPDGPGRIRGLVCPHAGFQYSGPATAWSWSELARDGTPDVIVMIGPNHTGMGEAIAIPTAAAWSTPLGDVRVDDDLRERLLAGFLGAHLDDSAHRFEHSLEVQLPFIQYLFGTDVGVLPIALRSVSAAAVQSAEALRLDNLAQALVEATQDRRAVIVASTDMTHFESHDTASEKDRAVLDKALALDTTGMLSAVDARRVSMCGVLAVATMMEAATAADARDARLLAYYTSGDITGDKGEVVGYAAARFAVGA
- a CDS encoding macro domain-containing protein, whose protein sequence is MGEIKVIEADITTLAVDAIVNAANNHFWLGGGVAGAIKRQGGKEIEAEAVRKGPVPVGESVVTRAGSLPARHVIHAAVMGQDLQTDGDKIRAAMRSALQRAKELGIGSIAFPALGTGVGGFPMDEAARIMISEARAHLDGDTSVREITFALFGREACETFRTELDAQK